GAAGGAGAGTTGTTCGttcatctatttattttttcttgaggGATGCTATTCATCATTCTACATCACacactttacatattttttttatttgaataatgcTACTCATAGTCTCAATTATCATCATCCCATGAATCATGATGTGGCATCTGATAattagagactatttattatatttcatttgtgAACTTATTATCTAATATCATGTCATAGAATaataagatgatgatgatattggatattatgttaaaaattaaataatatattattattatattattttttaatattatttttgttataaaatttaaaaaaattaaattctattttatattttatgtaaatatttaaaaataatcttaataattatataaaattttacgtAATCAAACCGTCTCTAACTTGTTCTCCCGTCAGGTCCAGACAAACCATTatgcttaaaacaaaaaataaaggtgGGCTTACGAAGCGTTGGGCCGAGACACTTTAACAGACTGTCCTACTCACACTCATCCCCCGATGCCATGGGATTAATGTTGTGAGAGAGTGGGGTCgacaacattaaaaataataaaattaaaattctattcTTTTCATGGGGCTTCCGTCACTCTTATGTTGCTTTTTTAAAACAGACAATAATCTACACAACCTTTGAGTTTGTAAGTTTTGTGAATACCTTTTGACAATAAGTgagaaacattattttttaaaataattacgggAGACTTATACATCATACTTTCTATTGATTGATTGTTAATAATTTATTGATGCGTGGTTAAAATAATTGTCATTTCCTCCTTTCTCTATGGCCCATTAGTACTAAGTAGAGGCCGACCATTAGGTGAGTCACTGTCAACTCATGTTTGCTTGTCGGGATGCgtcaaaattatgttttatttttataaaaaataaataaataaacttagtTTAGAGTGACTTCTTACATAAAGTTATTTATAAATGGATAAAATTTATCATGAatacgtcagattataaataatttttattataaaataaatttaatatatcatattaaattatataatataaatttatttttatattttgtcaaATAATTTTCAACAGTTTGTCATCACTTTAGTTCTTAAAAAAGAAGCTATATGCAATCTTGAAATAATATACCTGAAATAGATTGcccaatttaaaaatattattcttttaaatcataaaattaaagaCTTGAGTTTTAGAATTTGTAGAAATCAAGACAAGCTTATTCCCATTTAATGAGTTCAATACTAAAAATGGCATGTTTAGATGTCATATTGTTGGGTACTAAAAATGtatttctaaatatttatttttattattataaaatataaatgtgaATAACGGAATAAtagaaagttataatatatgCGTTAGATACATTAAATTCTCAAGAattaaatgtgttttttttttttttaacgattTTGGACATAAATATTGCAGTCAGACGTCGAGTAGTCTGTCAGAAATAGAATGATGTCACTTTTGCCATGTTGGACACACCCCAAGTGCCCTTTACGACACGATTCCTAAAAGCCAAGTAAAGTAGAAGGTATCCCCAGTCGCTCTGGcttttgatgaagaaatataagAGACGAGAGACCAAGTTCTACAAAAACTGCTTAATCCTCCGTCCATAATCGATTGCATCTCCTCTTCCTTCCTACTCCTCCAGCAAGCTACTAAGTTTTTGTGCTCCAAATAGccgtccccccccccccccccccccccccccaaaattgCCATGGGACTAGAGAAGGAAGCAAGCTCATTCTCACATGTACTTCAAGTTCCGCGGGATGATGCGGTCACCCCTCTCCTTCCCAAATCACCCCGCCGCCTCTCCTCCCAATCCAAGACCTTCGCCAACGTCTTCATCGCCATCGTCGGCGCAGGCGTTCTCGGCCTTCCCTACACCTTCAAGAGGACCGGCTGGCTCTTGGGCTTCCTCATGCTCTTCTCCGTCGCCCTCCTCACCTACCACTGCATGATGCTCCTCGTCCACACCCGCCGCAAGCTCCAAGACCCTCTCCTCATCGGCCTCTCCGGAATATCCTCCTTTGGCGACCTCGGCTTCGCCGTCTGTGGTCCCCTAGGTCGCTTCTCCGTTGACGTCATGATCGTTCTCGCCCAAGCTGGCTTCTGCGTTAGCTATTTGATTTTCATAGCCAATACTCTATCTCATCTTTTCGATCCCTCATTAACGACTCGGATTCTTGGTTTGACCTCGAAGACCTTCTATCTCTGGGCTTGTTTTCCTTTCCAGTTGGGGTTGAATTCGATTCCTACCCTGACCCTTTTGGCTCCCTTGAGTATTTTCGCCGATGTGATCGATTTGGGAGCTATGGGCGTGGTGATGTTGGAGGACGTGATGATTTTTCTTCAGCAAAGACACGCTTTGCAGGCTTTTGGGGGCCTTTCCGTTTTCTTTTATGGTCTGGGTGTGGCTGTATACGCGTATGAAGGGATTGGAATGATTTTGCCGTTGGAGTCGGAAGCTAAAGAAAAGGAGAAGTTTGGGAAGGTCTTGGGATTGTGTATGGCTTTCATTTCTCTGTTGTATGGATTATTTGGAGCTCTGGGTTACTTTGCTTTCGGTGAAGAGACCAAAGACATCATTACCACCAATCTGGGCCAAGGATGGATTAGCACTTTGGTACAGTTGGGACTGTGCGTGAACCTGTTCTTCACCTTGCCACTGATGATGAACCCGGTGTATGAGGTGGTTGAGAGGCGATTCTGTGGCTCAAGGTACTGCTTGTCGGGGAGGTGGATTATAGTTTTAGGGGTGAGCATGTTGGCTTTGTTGGTGCCTAATTTTGCAGATTTCTTGTCACTAGTGGGTAGCAGCGTGTGTGTCATTCTGGGGTTTGTGTTGCCAGCTCTGTTTCATTTGTTGGTGTTCAAGGAAGAAATGGGTTGGACTGGGATGGTTTTGGATGGGGCAATTGTGGTTTTGGGAGTCGTTATTGGAGTCACCGGAACCTGTTCTTCAATCATGGAGATACTTGCAACCAAAGTCTGATTTCATTGTAATGGGGctttatgttattttggaatCAATTAAATTTGATACCATTGTAATCTTATTCTATTTACTCTGTTGTTGTAGATTATTAGGTAATTGTACTGAAGGCTTGGTTTGAGAAATGAATCTGGCTTTGGTTTTTTCAGGGACTCAGTTGTTCAATCATGGTATGAATATCATACATGACATTCGGCATTGACCGAATAGGTGGAAATGGCAAGTGCATTGAATTCAAAACCTTACACCATTGGAGAATCCGACTAAAGCCGTGTGAAGTGAGGAGATGATATTattcttgaataaaataatcGATATCTGTACGGAAATGGAGAAATTCGAAATAATTAGGCTTGTTTTGATGTGAAGAGTATTTCAGATCTTCTGCTAATAGGAGCCAAATAATttatagataataataaaatattaatgaatagattataaatatattaaactgtttaaaaataataatgtagtATTCTTACATGAGATTAGTTTACaaataaactttaaaaaatggtcgaatataataatagtataattgaGACGAGCTTGAAAtgttttctttaagaaaaattatacttatcaATTTCACATactatatatcatgtataattttttttttctcttattaaatatgtagtatatgaataataagtaaaagaatttaattaattaaggaataataaaagtaaaaatattttttaaaaattaaaaaaataataattctaaaatataaacaaacacaaatattaaaaaataaagaaatggtAGACTTTGTCGGTAGAAATTGTCGATgagaatatcattttccttctaaAAATTCGAGGACACGAGGGATTAGAGGGTAGATAACCACATGTGCTTTTAAtagaaaactcaaaacaattcTTAACCTACTAATAccaataatttaaagtaaatctatattttaattaaaattcaagATATATTACTTAGCATTCTACTTGTGATTAACTCAATGACCATTGAGCCactctttaattattttctaattttattatcttttctcttttataaaatgagaatatagaGGGAGTGGAAGTTCATACTTTTACCCTATAAATTTTGAggatgtttggatagtgagatgaaatgagataattttaaatgaaagttaaataaaatattattataatattattttttaatattatcattattatgaaatttaaaaaattgaattaaaattaaaaaaattaaattatttattatattttatatacatatttaaataaattataaaaataaaataaattaaaaatatttttcaatctaCATGGACTCTAACCATAACTTTTTTATCAACCAGTTATAATGCAAAACTACGGCCACTTTGGATGGTTTTCTCACCTTGGTTACATCAAAGATGCGAGTTTGAACTTTTCATCATtgccattttattattttattattttttatttttaattgagcGTTTGTTGATTTCACACCAATcgagtttttgtttgaaaaatctttcctcatttattttgatttaaaaaataataataattgagagTGGAAGTGGTCCCCAAgtgaaatgaatgaatgaatacgTAGGATGAAAGGGGTTGGCAAAAGGTCGTTTTCCAGTTTCTTAAAGTGTCGTATCACTCGTGTCATTTTTCTCTATCCTCTCAAGTGTCGCATCCCTCTGACTCAATATAtctgttttaattgtataaatttttgTCGCTTCGAAATTAAAGAATTCGGACATGgtcatttttcattaaaataaagttACAGATAGTCGGTTGATACAGGCGCGGGACAAATGGTGGTGaggtggaaaaataaaaacggtATCGTTTAAGTGTTTGTTCCTATTTTTTATACTCTCTCCTTCTTCCTTTCTATGTTtctcttttttgaaaaattaattctaTGTTCTTTCCCTTGACTCTCATTGCCCCATATCAGATGACTCCTAATGATAGCTCTTACAAGTTGACAGAATAAGTGCGTGGGAGTTTAGTTTACAGCTTGATTGAAATTATCCCAAACGTAACAGAAGAATGAATAGTCaaatagaaatgaaaagaaaaactatatcACAGCTTCAATCTCCTGAACAGTTGTACTCAGGTATCCTTACTATACCCGTCATTTCATTATCataacctctctctcttttacttttttggTACTTCTGTGATTTTCCTACTCTGAAATGTCTAATACtcaacataatttttttgatgcagatgataaGTATCCTACTAAAGAGGTAATAGAAGACTATGCCAAGGCTTTTGGAATTGGCATACAAGCAGGCCTAAGGATGGTTTGTTGAGAAGGGCATGAGGGAGAAAAGAGAATGGATTTATTGTACCATCTCATTCAGATTTGATTAAGAAACATcctattcttattaaaaagAATGGGTTTGGTAGTATTGCTGCTACAAAGGTTTCTAAAGGAGATCCATTGACAGATTCCTTCATCTTCTACATGCAGGTGTCCATCTATGACGTAGAACAAGGGTgcaaagagagagaaacaagTTTTTCTTCTGTAGAAGCTAAGCCAATGAAACccactttttgtttttctcttattactttttttttaatatatttgctGACGTGTAAGCCCCACCGTTTGCAATGGCATTGCAAACTGTCCTTAGaagaattatttttcattttaatttgaataattcTGATCAGTCAAACAAGGCCCCGTCTAGCCCAAATTTCATGCCCTCACTAGCCCAGTTCAACTACTATTATTTCTGCATCTCAAATCCACAGATAATGGGCCTACACAGAACAATTATAGGCCCATAATTCGAAGAATCATAATGAATTAGATTAGATGGTAACAAGGCAGGTGGCGGATCCACATCATTCCCAGCAACGATCCATCAACTCCTCCTAAACAAGTCCATCACTCCACTCTACCTTGTACACACCCACTTATTACCtatctaatcttttttttttcttaattcattTTCTCACTTTTGGTGGATATGAATGATGATAATCAAACCTAATTATATGAATCCAATTTTCTAATATAACATTTACATcattttactttctaatttaggaTATATCCTCTTTATACACAAACTATTTAATCGTAATCCATAGTTTATGACTAAGAAAAATGTTGTAATTTtcttgttcatatatatatatatatattatatatattttactaagaaacatagaaaaaaattataaatataaataaagaaaagaaaattaaaacaatttgaaaaaaaaaagaaaaaaaaaaagaggtgagaatgaaagggaaagaagcaAAGAGgtgaaaagaaagggaaaagacCCACCAGCCAAGGAGCCTGTGAGGGAGGggttggaaagaaaaaaatagataaaagtggagggagagagagagagtctattCATTGTACATGGCGCTGGAAGGCCACAAACACACCGGAAATAACAAGAATAaggatgaataaaaaaaaaaaagtaaggaaaaccaaaaaaagaaaaagaaataaacaggGTAACACAGCAAGGAAAGAGTCTCCTTCACATCATCACCACCTGCAAGTAACATAGAAAAGAGACCCACTCTCTtttctctccttctcttttGGTTTTGGGTCTTCTCCAAATCTAATATCCGTCCATTTCTGTCTCATCGTCCAGGATTTTTGTTACtataaaacgaaaagaaaagtaGCGGTGCAGAATTCAATCATACCCGGAAAACTAATCTATTACAATCAAACCAGACGGTAGAGGGAAAGACATGTCTTGTTCGTCTTCATCAGGTTCGGAGGAAGATGAGGAGGGAATGGAGTCGTACAGAAAAGGAGGGTACCACGCCGTCAGAGTTGGGGATCAGTTCGCAGGAGGCCGCTACATCGCTCAGAGGAAGCTGGGTTGGGGCCAGTTCTCCACCGTCTGGCTCGCCTACGATACTCGCACCTCTGTAcgtttccttctcttttttcttttttcctttttaattcaaatttgtGATCTTTTTTATTGGGTTTGGTTTTTTCCATGCTTTTGTTCTTGATCTCGCTTGAAATCAATCTTGTTTTATATTCTCTGCTCGTTATCTATGGTTTTGTGAAATCTTATATCGGGTCATCGAAGTTGTTGTAATTTAATGATTCTTAGATCATCTTTGTCTCTTTTTGTAATGGACCGCATTCTTGCCAGAAAAATGTTGTTTATTTCCCTGTTTTTATCGCATAACAACGCAACTGCAATCTTCAGGTGTTAACTTTCAACTGAACTTTTTTTCACATGTTGTTGGAGTTTAATGATTCTTAGATCCTGTTTGCCCTTTTTTTTGGACCGGATTATTGCCAGGTAAATGTTTGTTCTTTCCCTGTTTTTATCGAATAACAATGcaaatttttttgagaaaagtaagaagaaTAACAATGCAAATTACATGACATAAACCTGTTCCTGACTTGTAACTACGTTTAGtatttgtatacttcctgtgtacttgactTTGCCTTGTTACTTGTCTCAATAAAATCTttcttattcattaaaaaaaaaaaaaaaaaaaaaatgacataaacCTGGGTGTCAAGTTTTGAAGTAGACACGGGAATGTTCTTTTATCAGAAAGTAGATGCGAGAATTTGAGTGGTTAGAACTAACAATCTACTTGTGATACAACTCTGATAAAAAACAACTACTTGTGATACAATTTGATCGACTTACACAACTTAGTACGGTACACCTGTTGTCTGGTGGTATATCAGACAGCTTCTTCACACACACATAAAAGTTCAAACATTGTTAAGTCCGATGATGCAAAATGTATATGCAAGCAATGTCATTTTCTGGCCAGTTTGAGACTTGAGCAAGCTTAACTCTTTACATTTATTGTAGGCTCATTTACCGTTATTTTTCCTTCTCTGTCAGGAATTTGTGGCTCTCAAGATCCAGAAAAGTGCAGCACAATTTGCTCAAGCTGCACTTCATGAGATTGAAGTCCTTTCAGCTATTGCCAGTGGCGATCCCTCAAATTCCAGATGCATTGTGAGACTCATTGACCACTTTAAGCATACAGGCCCAAATGGGCAGCATCTTTGCATGGTGCTTGAGTTTCTTGGCGATAGCTTACTCCGGCTGATCAGGTATAATCGATACAAGGGCCTTGGATTAAATCAAGTTAGGGAGATCTGCAAGTGCATTTTGGCAGGTCTGGACTATTTGCATAGAGAGCTTGGTTTAATCCATACTGACCTGAAACCTGAAAATATTCTTCTCTTTTCCACCATTGATCCTAGCAAAGACCCAGTTAGGTCTGGACTCACACCAATTCTTGAGAGGCCTGAAGGGAATCCAAATGGAGGAACTACTATGAATCTCattgaaaaaaagttgaaaagaagGGCGAGGAGAGCAGTTGCTAAGATATCTGAAAGAAGAGCTTCTATGGGAGGAGGACTAGGAGGAGGAGGTGCAAAATCTGAGAGAAATCTGGATGGGATTGATGTGAGATGCAAGGTTGTGGATTTTGGAAATGCATGTTGGGCTGATAATCAGTTTGCACAAGAAATCCAAACTAGGCAGTACAGAGCTCCTGAAGTTATACTACAAGCTGGATATTCCTTCTCTGTTGATATGTGGTCATTTGCTTGCACTGCGTTTGAACTTGCTACTGGGGACATGATGTTTGCTCCTAGTAGTGGAAAAGGGTTTAGCGAGGATGAGGTAGGATGGTTTTTCCTGTTGTCTTCAGTGATGGATCCATGACTATATGCTGAACAATAGCAATTAGGACAGATTAGTTCAACTAGATAACTTCATGATTTATCTAGGAAGAtgaatggaaatagcatatcaAGGAACATTAAGATGAACATAttggaaaatataaatatgaaactGCTGCTAGTATAAAATTTGAGTTGTATTGTTCTTCACTCACGTTAGCTAGGCATCACGTTGTTTATTCAAGTAATGAGCTTAGAGCATAGAAATCCAACCATGATAAATTTCAACTGCCCTCTGCCCCGTTCTTGCCtgttccttttcttcttcccctGCCCCTCCTATTTTTGTTAATGGTCCCTGTATCCTTGCAGGGAATAGGACATAGTGGATGGAtaggaagaaaaaacaaatcatacatataaagtatatatttaCTTTTGAAACGGTATTAGGTATTTGTACTGGACTTAAGGTTTCTGTCATGAACAGCATAGATTTGAAGAGTCAGTATGCTGTAATTTGGTTTCTGTCCAGAAACAGCGTATACAagaaatagttttattttattaactaaCTCATGGCGAGCTTTATTTCATGTTGTTGGTACGCACCTAATAACTTACTCCAAATGATCTAGAATGACAATCAATTAAATCACATTACCTTATCATCAATTCCTTATTGATCACCTAAATGGTAAAATACATTTTTAGTTATTGTTACCGTTGCTGTGAACATGTATAGCTAGGTAATGGAACTCTCATGTGGTTGGTTTCAGGATCATCTTGCTCTAATGATGGAACTCCTTGGAAAGATGCCTCGAAAGGTGAGCACATTTATTCTGCCACTGTCGGTACATAGTTATCCAATAACTATGGTTTTTATTCCTGTCTTTTGGTTTGGTTGACAGGTAGCCATTGGAGGAGCACGGTCCAAAGATTTCTTCGACAGACATGGGGATCTAAAGAGAATTCGGAGGCTGAAATTCTGGCCGCTTGATCGATTGCTGGTTGATAGGTACAAATTTTCTGAGAATGATGCGAGTGAGTTTGCAGAGTTTCTTTGTCCCCTTTTCGATTTTGCACCAGAGAAGCGACCAACTGCTCAGCAGTGTCTGCAGCACCCATGGCTCAGTCTCAGGAATTCAACACAAGGTGAGATGAATAATGAGGCTAATCTGGGAAACTTAAATGTTGGGATGAGCAACCTTCAGATTAAGGTGGGTAAGTGAACAAGGCATGAAAAATGTTGGTAGAGCCACACTTTATTTCAGAGCCCCTCCCTTCCCTTGTATGACTATTGATTGCAATTTTTTGTTATGTTACGGTGatattaagatttatttattttactaactCTACAAGATGTAAACTAGTAATGATTCTTGAGAGTTGATGACTTTAATGAGAAACGTTTGACTGCAACTATAATTCCTCTGGGAGCTAACGGGAAcattatatttatgtaaatatgGATACAGTATCTCTAAGTACCAATTAAGGAACTTACCCCAAAGGATTAGCTAAGTGGTAAGGGTCTTGGTTTTGATCTTGGGGTGCTCATCCAAGTCGAAGACTCAAACCCTTGGGtgtaaacaatttctagggcTTATGTTTCATAGTGAAAAGGGTGAATCCCTCGTTTCCAAAACTGGTTATACAGAACTCATTCATTAtacaattcttctatatatagtCGTTATATACAACTGGTGCGCAAGACTTgcaaaataagaaagaagaaaaatcaaaacagaGCTTTGGGTTTGTCTTGCTTTCTAGTGGGTTTGTTCCCCCGCGTTTGATCATCTGGAACTTCCGTGTGTTTCTTAGACTTCGTGCTCATTTGAGCTAGTTCCATCCTTTTACTAGCATAAAAGCTCTGcatagaagaagaaaagaaatgcgCTAGAAAccgaaataagaaagaaaggaaaaactcACCGAAAATCTAATATAGAGCTCAACATCATGCTTTTGAGTTGTCATATTCGTCTGGGACCGTGGGTTTTCATTTTTATGGGTATTTTTGTGCGGGTCTTCTCTGTCGGTAGCTTCATCATGCATTAGTAAAGTTATTTCTTTTCTCAGTCTACATTTCTACTTCTTATCAGATTCaactagttttttctttttatattttgagtCTACCTGCTTTCATCTTTTCTAAACCCAAAGAAAGTGCTTTTCCATTTTCTTAAAATCTTATTTTCTGTGATTGCTTTGGCAAAGTCTCTCATTTGGTACAAATACTCGGTGAGTTTTGCtatcaaaactcaaaactcTTACTTGGGTATGTTCAGCTGctgagaaaacaaaagaaaaacttcaTCTAAAACTAGTCCCAATTTAGTTAGGCCATGTGTTTGCAGAAACCTTATCTCCCTTTGGAAGTTTCATGTTGTCAATGGGTACATTGTCCCAAACATAGAGGAAGGAAGGAAGCGGGATCTGATCTAGGGAAATGGAGGCAATTCGTCTAAAACTGAAACGCTACCGTTTTGATCTTTCCACGTCAATGCCATTTGCCCTGCGTTTGCACACCCAACTTCCTATAGACTTTTTCTTCATTATACAAGAGTTTCACAAGTCTCCGAGTTcttgtcatttaaaaaaaaaaaaaaaaaacaataaaaaaagtgGCAATCAGGGGAACTCTTGCTTCGTGAGTTATGGATCTTGTTACATGGAACTCATCATGTAAGATTTCTGCATGATCATGTTGCTAGGAAACTTTGTATTCTACAGTATGTTTCGTGCACGGAAAATACACACAAGTTTCTCAAACTTCCACCCTATTTGCAATCATCTCATGAACTATCTATTATAGGTTTATAGCAATCCTCCTCTAAATATCAAGAAATTGCAATCCACTCCATATTCGCTTCAAAAGTtttatccccccccccccccccccccctccttttttttttttttttttttgaatttttgaaaatatatatatatatatatatagaaatgtaTCAGCCGCGAAGAACACAGTAATTAGTTGATTCCTATCTTCAAAACAGCCATTTAGGTTtaggtcattttcctacatattCGTTTCATACTTGTGAAAGCTTGTGTCAGTGCTCCAAATATGATAGTAAAAACAAGTAAATTTTTGCATTAAAGAAATTATAGTGAAATCATGAAGTTCCCTTGCCACCACTCCTCCCCTTATTTACAAAAACTTTTGCCTTGAAGATGATGAATTAGCCATTCATCTTTAATATCAAGATGTCACAaatagattatacaaaagtaattttataaattgatgtgacatAATGTGATTcatcatattataaagttatttttatataatctctttgtaaCTATAGCAATACTCTTTCAATATTACATGCGAAAAAGTGAACCCTGAATTGGATTGCAACTAAGCAAGCAAAGGAGGAAATAAAAGTTTCACTGACAAAGGAAGAACATGCGATATGATGAGATGGATAAGattgcaaaagaaataaatgtttCAACTGGACCCGTATAAAGCCAACTTGCTTCATTTCACCCTCCAAGATGTGGATCCCTCAATAAACTCTCCTCCTTCATCCACCAACCAAAGATGAGACATACCTTAGTCTTGCACATCTGATGAAAGTGAGAAATGGCCCCCCAcatataaataatcatttcactGATAAACAATAATTGGGATTTCCTTTAATTCCAATTCTTGTATacattttaaagaaaatcaaACAACTCCCAAACGTAAATGGTGTGCAACTCTGCCTTCTGTTAAATCTTAATAATTGCTTAGCAAGCAGTGCTTCATAAACTAAACAAGAAAGATAAGCAAGTACCCTACCCCCAACATGCACCATTCTTCAAAACGTTTCGCAGAAGATCTTCAATAGAATTGGAAGTGCGTCGCTTTCTCCAGGTCATCTTTACTAAAAATGTCAGATTTTCTAATAATTAACGAGAATTCGCTCGACCAAGACTGCCAGCCAGCTAAGAAACAGTATGTAAAGCCAAAGTTTCTTGTGGCCAATATCTTCTATTATGATAGCAAAGATATTTTCTTATGGTATTGTTTGGAATGAGCGCTTGCAACTAGCATTGGATAGATAGGACCAGTCTTCCATACATATTCCTATCACTGCATTTTCCACACGGATCAAAGAATAGATGTTTGAACAACTTAAATGTTAcactccattttctttttcttccagcATTAAAAGAACCTGGATCAACCCTTTTGGTTTAACAACAATCATACTCTGgtctctataaaatattataaatattatatatatatatatatatcttattacTATCCATTGTCCTTTTGATTACCATCttcttaaataattttcaattatttatcatttctttctatatatgtatgtatatgtatacatACACACAAAGAGGATCCAAGATTCTAAAGTTACATAAATTTTAGGTGTGGAAGTGGAAGGCAatgctaaaaatatatatacttgcaAGACCACTTACCGACAGATTCAGCACATCACTAAGGTAGATATCCgtcacattaattaatataaaaaagtatttatggGTTAACGTatctttttataactgtaaTAAGTTTCATTTCTACAACAAGTGTGTTTAAATATCAATTTGGAAGCGGGAAAACTCAAATAACATTGCACACCAGATGTTGCAGCTATCGAGCAACTTTTAATCTCCCTCTTCATTAAATTTATAAGTTATTATCTCGATATTTCCCTTGCTAATACTCTGTATGTATAACAGCAGCAACAAGTACCATCAAATGTCAAACAAATTACCACACTGCAATAATTTCGTGTACAGCTTTTCGTACATAAAAGGAAGAACGAAAATAGAATCAACTTGCAAAAATTTACATCATAGAATTAGCGTATACAGTGTACACACTCACATTGTGTAATTCATTTATCATCAGTTCTATGAGGAGGATGAACATGCAACACGTAAACAGATACTATCCAATTTATTGCGTCAGTCGCATCTTAACTTGAAGCTTTTGCTACTTTGTAAAGCACGGGTGCAAGCAATTAAATATCTAAATTTACATTGGGTCAGTTTAAGTTCCTTA
This genomic window from Carya illinoinensis cultivar Pawnee chromosome 7, C.illinoinensisPawnee_v1, whole genome shotgun sequence contains:
- the LOC122317249 gene encoding amino acid transporter AVT3B-like is translated as MGLEKEASSFSHVLQVPRDDAVTPLLPKSPRRLSSQSKTFANVFIAIVGAGVLGLPYTFKRTGWLLGFLMLFSVALLTYHCMMLLVHTRRKLQDPLLIGLSGISSFGDLGFAVCGPLGRFSVDVMIVLAQAGFCVSYLIFIANTLSHLFDPSLTTRILGLTSKTFYLWACFPFQLGLNSIPTLTLLAPLSIFADVIDLGAMGVVMLEDVMIFLQQRHALQAFGGLSVFFYGLGVAVYAYEGIGMILPLESEAKEKEKFGKVLGLCMAFISLLYGLFGALGYFAFGEETKDIITTNLGQGWISTLVQLGLCVNLFFTLPLMMNPVYEVVERRFCGSRYCLSGRWIIVLGVSMLALLVPNFADFLSLVGSSVCVILGFVLPALFHLLVFKEEMGWTGMVLDGAIVVLGVVIGVTGTCSSIMEILATKV
- the LOC122316839 gene encoding SRSF protein kinase 1-like, whose protein sequence is MSCSSSSGSEEDEEGMESYRKGGYHAVRVGDQFAGGRYIAQRKLGWGQFSTVWLAYDTRTSEFVALKIQKSAAQFAQAALHEIEVLSAIASGDPSNSRCIVRLIDHFKHTGPNGQHLCMVLEFLGDSLLRLIRYNRYKGLGLNQVREICKCILAGLDYLHRELGLIHTDLKPENILLFSTIDPSKDPVRSGLTPILERPEGNPNGGTTMNLIEKKLKRRARRAVAKISERRASMGGGLGGGGAKSERNLDGIDVRCKVVDFGNACWADNQFAQEIQTRQYRAPEVILQAGYSFSVDMWSFACTAFELATGDMMFAPSSGKGFSEDEDHLALMMELLGKMPRKVAIGGARSKDFFDRHGDLKRIRRLKFWPLDRLLVDRYKFSENDASEFAEFLCPLFDFAPEKRPTAQQCLQHPWLSLRNSTQGEMNNEANLGNLNVGMSNLQIKVGK